A region from the Salidesulfovibrio onnuriiensis genome encodes:
- a CDS encoding acyltransferase family protein codes for MYFIVPFLRHLTQHGRPGILIGLTCIWLLLTILFLLRIDGLWSSPLLLYSGYLLFGYCLYRLQWPPVPLLILTGCISLILTDYMVISQSLAEAQYVFGRWLSYKTINTVFTAGMVFAIGRYWAGKMKPKQLEFCSFMSGHSLGIYLLHPVFLWPIRAYDLYFFHPIIMIPLWTMIVTALALGASWLLRTNRYTGWLVP; via the coding sequence TTGTATTTCATTGTTCCCTTTCTCCGCCACCTGACACAGCACGGCAGACCAGGCATACTCATTGGACTGACCTGCATATGGCTGCTGCTTACAATATTGTTCCTGCTCAGGATTGACGGTCTCTGGAGCTCCCCCCTGCTGCTCTACTCCGGATATCTGCTCTTCGGATATTGCCTTTACCGGCTGCAATGGCCGCCCGTCCCCTTGCTCATACTTACCGGATGCATTTCCCTGATCCTGACCGACTACATGGTCATTTCCCAAAGCCTGGCAGAGGCGCAATACGTCTTTGGCCGTTGGCTCTCATACAAAACAATCAATACCGTATTCACGGCGGGCATGGTGTTCGCCATCGGGCGTTATTGGGCAGGAAAAATGAAGCCAAAACAGCTTGAATTCTGCTCGTTCATGAGTGGTCACAGCCTTGGGATCTACCTGCTGCACCCTGTTTTTCTGTGGCCGATACGCGCCTATGATCTCTACTTTTTCCACCCCATCATCATGATCCCCCTCTGGACCATGATTGTGACCGCCCTGGCCCTCGGCGCGAGCTGGCTCCTGAGAACAAATCGCTATACGGGATGGCTTGTTCCCTGA
- a CDS encoding acyltransferase: protein MLKPFTNAQTLRKYSVRKKIAYLDLLRCMAAVAVVVIHVLGPYREQINNISNGAWETATTFNTLSRWAVPVFIMITGALMLSDTRKFNIGYFFKRRLRKVLVPFLAWSIFYAWLSGVSPTGYSADIFRETLVNIPTTKPIITLVFSITSSHCISLFPFSAT, encoded by the coding sequence ATGCTGAAACCTTTCACCAACGCCCAAACATTACGTAAATATTCCGTGCGCAAAAAAATAGCATATCTGGACCTTCTGCGCTGCATGGCGGCGGTGGCCGTCGTTGTCATTCATGTTTTGGGGCCGTACCGTGAACAGATAAACAACATCTCCAATGGCGCCTGGGAAACGGCAACGACATTCAACACCCTCAGCCGCTGGGCTGTCCCGGTATTCATCATGATAACCGGTGCCTTGATGTTGTCGGACACCAGAAAATTCAACATCGGATACTTTTTCAAACGCCGCCTCAGAAAGGTTCTCGTTCCCTTCCTGGCGTGGTCCATTTTTTACGCATGGCTCTCCGGGGTAAGCCCGACCGGGTATTCGGCAGACATCTTCCGGGAGACACTCGTAAACATTCCCACCACGAAGCCTATTATCACCTTGGTTTTTTCTATTACTTCATCCCATTGTATTTCATTGTTCCCTTTCTCCGCCACCTGA
- a CDS encoding TIGR01212 family radical SAM protein (This family includes YhcC from E. coli K-12, an uncharacterized radical SAM protein.): MYRYFSLNAALRQRFGERVQKIPLDAGFDCPNRDGTLSREGCIFCNPSGSGSGMLRQGSDLRAQWAHWAGQQAKRYKAHLFIGYLQSYTNTYGPLERIADTLSQLENLPGLAALSIGTRPDCLDSAKLELIASQKEKLDLDEIFLELGLQTAHDDTLRHINRGHGVADFERAARQASDLGLNVVAHVIAGLPSPAGREGQKELLETVEFVNALPVRGIKFHNLYVCKGTRLAKLWKDGGYAPLTRDEYCQWLGEALMLLSPATVVHRLNGDPAQGELLTPDWAGEKREVHNALRSHLEQHDIWQGKRNGAPDGPPPHFSPDFRE, translated from the coding sequence ATGTATCGCTATTTTTCCCTCAATGCGGCCCTGCGGCAGCGCTTTGGCGAGCGCGTCCAGAAGATTCCCCTGGACGCGGGGTTCGACTGCCCCAACCGGGACGGAACCCTTTCCCGGGAGGGCTGCATTTTCTGCAACCCGTCGGGTTCGGGGTCGGGCATGCTCCGCCAGGGCAGCGACCTCAGAGCCCAGTGGGCGCACTGGGCCGGGCAGCAGGCCAAACGCTACAAGGCCCACCTGTTCATCGGCTATCTGCAGTCCTACACCAACACCTACGGCCCCCTGGAACGGATTGCGGACACGCTTTCCCAATTGGAAAATCTGCCAGGTCTCGCCGCACTGAGCATCGGCACCCGTCCGGACTGCCTGGACAGCGCCAAGCTTGAGCTGATCGCTTCCCAAAAGGAAAAGCTCGACTTGGACGAAATCTTCCTGGAGCTGGGCCTGCAGACCGCCCACGACGACACCCTGCGGCACATCAACCGGGGACACGGCGTGGCCGATTTCGAGCGGGCCGCGCGCCAGGCTTCGGACCTGGGCCTCAATGTGGTGGCCCACGTCATTGCCGGACTGCCCTCACCCGCCGGGCGCGAGGGCCAAAAGGAATTGCTGGAGACCGTGGAGTTCGTCAACGCCCTGCCCGTGCGCGGCATCAAGTTCCACAACCTGTACGTCTGCAAGGGCACCCGTCTCGCCAAACTCTGGAAGGACGGCGGCTATGCTCCCCTCACCCGTGACGAGTACTGCCAATGGCTCGGCGAGGCGCTCATGCTCCTCTCCCCCGCGACCGTGGTGCACCGACTCAACGGCGACCCGGCGCAAGGAGAGCTCCTGACCCCGGACTGGGCCGGGGAAAAACGCGAGGTGCACAACGCCCTGCGCAGCCACCTTGAACAACACGACATCTGGCAGGGCAAGAGAAACGGCGCACCCGACGGCCCGCCGCCGCACTTTTCACCGGACTTCAGGGAATAG
- a CDS encoding rod shape-determining protein → MGSLLNKILGSFSNDLAIDLGTANTLVYVKGKGVMLSEPSVVAVKKDARGGKTVLAVGAEAKKMLGRTPGNIVAIRPMKDGVIADFEVTEAMLRHFISKVHNSRRLVRPRIMICVPTGITQVEKRAVKESAQSAGAREVYLIEEPMAAAIGANLPITEPTSNMVVDIGGGTTEIAVISLSGIVYARSVRIGGDKMDEAIMQHVKRKYNMLIGESTAEMIKMTIGSAYPQGSEEPEMEVKGRDLVTGIPKNLTITSEEIREAISEQVDGIVQGVRIALEQTPPELAADIVDRGIVLTGGGALLKGLDLLLQHETQLPITVVDDPLTAVVIGAGKALDNVEVYKDITTD, encoded by the coding sequence ATGGGAAGCCTGCTGAATAAAATCCTCGGTTCATTCTCCAATGACCTGGCCATCGACCTGGGAACCGCCAACACCCTTGTCTATGTGAAAGGCAAGGGTGTTATGCTGAGTGAGCCGTCCGTGGTGGCGGTCAAGAAGGACGCCCGAGGCGGCAAGACCGTCCTGGCCGTGGGGGCCGAAGCCAAGAAGATGCTTGGCCGCACCCCGGGCAACATCGTTGCCATCCGCCCCATGAAGGACGGCGTCATCGCCGACTTCGAGGTCACCGAAGCCATGCTGCGCCATTTTATTTCCAAGGTGCACAACAGCCGCCGCCTGGTCCGTCCGCGCATCATGATCTGCGTGCCCACGGGCATCACCCAGGTGGAGAAACGCGCGGTCAAGGAAAGCGCCCAGTCCGCAGGGGCGCGTGAAGTATATCTCATTGAGGAGCCCATGGCCGCAGCCATCGGCGCCAACCTGCCCATAACCGAGCCCACCTCCAACATGGTGGTGGACATCGGCGGCGGCACCACGGAAATCGCGGTCATCTCCCTGTCCGGCATCGTTTATGCGCGCAGCGTGCGCATCGGCGGGGACAAGATGGACGAAGCCATCATGCAGCACGTGAAACGCAAGTACAACATGCTCATCGGCGAATCCACCGCGGAAATGATCAAGATGACCATCGGTTCGGCCTATCCGCAGGGTTCCGAGGAACCCGAGATGGAAGTCAAGGGCCGCGACCTGGTCACCGGGATCCCCAAGAACCTGACCATCACCTCCGAGGAAATCCGCGAGGCCATTTCCGAGCAGGTGGACGGTATCGTGCAGGGCGTACGCATCGCCCTGGAGCAGACCCCGCCGGAACTGGCCGCCGATATCGTGGACCGAGGCATCGTGCTCACGGGCGGCGGCGCGCTGCTCAAGGGCCTGGACCTGCTGCTGCAGCATGAAACCCAGCTGCCCATCACGGTTGTGGACGATCCCCTGACCGCAGTGGTCATCGGGGCGGGCAAGGCACTGGACAACGTGGAAGTATACAAGGACATCACCACGGACTAG
- the mreC gene encoding rod shape-determining protein MreC: protein MTKPKKIAAIIVAGLFVYLSLYTWNLRTGHLDALSSYTGLDLAGWIIRPGQWVSEQVTGFWDRYVYLVGLKQENDQLRAENAKIRLDNLMLMDRAGSTERLERLLLFQPIPQWEAQGARIVAHRLGPATSLDTLTIDKGSLSGVEADMPAISLDGVLGRVLRTGASASHVLLLSDGNSRIAVMGRENRSQGILFGQGRGEPLRIEYINLNSAIEPGELMITSGLAGIYPKGLPVARVTGVFRSDISLFLTVEAEPLVDVDSLEEILLLKRLPVPEQGDANATAAG from the coding sequence GTGACGAAACCCAAGAAGATAGCCGCCATCATCGTGGCCGGGCTGTTCGTGTACCTGAGCCTGTACACCTGGAACCTGCGTACCGGACACCTGGACGCCCTTTCCAGCTACACCGGGCTGGACCTTGCCGGTTGGATCATCAGGCCAGGACAGTGGGTTTCGGAGCAGGTGACCGGTTTTTGGGACCGCTACGTCTATCTGGTGGGCCTCAAGCAGGAAAACGATCAGCTCCGGGCCGAAAACGCCAAGATCAGGCTCGACAATCTCATGCTTATGGACAGGGCCGGTTCAACCGAACGGTTGGAGCGGCTTCTCCTGTTTCAGCCCATCCCGCAGTGGGAGGCCCAGGGCGCGCGCATCGTGGCCCACCGGCTCGGGCCCGCCACGAGCCTGGATACCCTGACCATCGACAAGGGCAGCCTGTCCGGAGTCGAGGCGGACATGCCCGCCATTTCCCTGGATGGAGTTCTCGGCCGCGTCCTGCGCACCGGGGCCTCCGCATCCCACGTGCTGCTGCTTTCCGACGGCAACAGCCGTATCGCGGTCATGGGCAGGGAGAATCGGTCCCAGGGCATTCTTTTCGGCCAGGGCCGGGGCGAGCCCCTCAGGATTGAATACATCAACCTGAACTCCGCCATCGAGCCGGGCGAACTGATGATCACCTCCGGGCTTGCCGGCATCTACCCCAAGGGATTGCCCGTGGCCCGCGTCACCGGGGTTTTCCGATCCGATATCTCCTTGTTCCTGACCGTGGAGGCCGAACCCCTCGTGGACGTGGACAGCCTGGAGGAGATCCTGCTGCTCAAACGTTTGCCGGTCCCGGAACAGGGAGATGCCAATGCAACGGCCGCAGGCTAA
- the mrdA gene encoding penicillin-binding protein 2 translates to MTYTFDQSNQEPPKQGLLLLQILILTLFCVFALRLWYLQIHRGEEYAAKARENQLRQEAIFAPRGLIRDRNGELLAVNEPAYALGLVREDCKDIDATLEQVGRWTGIPVKDLKAVYQKGRRRVKPFEPLILAPDLTFEQMAIIEANQLHWPGLEIRIRPRRQYKYGVMMAHLLGYVAEANESEMSKDPALALGDEVGKQGLEFMLEQQLRGAKGLRQFEVDVNGRKLDERVLKKPKAGHEVDLSIDLGLQQLVTDWLEGEAGAVVVMDADTGQLHALVSSPSFDSNAFSSGLSTEQWNTLRDDPMHPLQNRAIQSVYPPGSVFKLAIAGAGLSNKMVDIHETVFCSGSLKLGRHVFRCWRRGGHGKVNFERALVESCDVYFYKLGKKLTVDRMSEFATACGYGVKTGIQLPHEKAGNIPTREWKRRRFGERWQGGDDLNMAIGQGYTLVSPLQVARFVAAMINGGKLLKPQLLKDDKVAVLSQVPLSDGERALIKKAMRNTVDGPRGTARRLRTKGVDVGGKTGTAQVVRLTDELKKLKDEEIPYKYRDHAWMCSYAEKDGRRFAIAALVEHGLHGASGAGPVVKAVIEYLFNGKTLKRPPKKH, encoded by the coding sequence ATGACGTATACGTTTGACCAGAGCAATCAGGAGCCGCCCAAGCAGGGTCTTCTGTTGCTTCAGATTCTCATTCTCACGCTTTTCTGCGTCTTTGCCCTGCGTCTCTGGTATCTCCAGATCCACCGGGGTGAGGAATACGCCGCCAAGGCCCGGGAGAACCAGCTTCGCCAGGAGGCCATTTTTGCGCCCCGGGGGCTTATCCGCGACCGCAACGGCGAACTGCTGGCCGTGAACGAGCCCGCCTACGCCCTGGGGCTTGTTCGTGAGGACTGCAAGGACATCGACGCCACCCTGGAGCAGGTCGGTCGCTGGACCGGAATTCCCGTAAAGGACCTCAAGGCGGTCTATCAAAAGGGTCGGAGGCGGGTGAAGCCCTTCGAGCCCCTTATCCTGGCGCCGGACCTGACCTTCGAACAGATGGCGATCATCGAGGCCAACCAGCTGCACTGGCCGGGCCTGGAGATCCGGATTCGTCCCCGCCGTCAGTACAAGTACGGGGTCATGATGGCCCACCTGCTGGGGTATGTGGCCGAGGCCAACGAGTCTGAAATGTCCAAGGACCCCGCCCTGGCTTTGGGCGACGAGGTCGGCAAGCAGGGGCTCGAGTTCATGCTCGAGCAGCAGTTGCGCGGCGCCAAGGGGCTTCGCCAGTTCGAGGTGGACGTGAACGGCCGCAAGCTGGATGAACGGGTGCTCAAGAAGCCCAAGGCCGGGCACGAGGTGGATCTGTCCATCGATCTGGGACTGCAGCAGCTCGTCACCGACTGGCTCGAGGGAGAGGCCGGGGCCGTGGTGGTCATGGATGCGGATACCGGTCAGCTGCATGCCCTGGTCAGTTCCCCGTCCTTTGACTCCAACGCCTTCAGCTCCGGGCTGAGTACCGAGCAGTGGAACACGCTGCGCGACGACCCCATGCACCCGCTGCAGAATCGGGCCATTCAGTCCGTGTATCCGCCCGGGTCGGTCTTCAAGCTGGCCATAGCCGGTGCAGGGCTGTCTAACAAGATGGTGGACATTCACGAGACGGTTTTCTGCTCTGGATCCCTCAAGCTCGGCAGGCACGTTTTCCGATGCTGGCGCAGGGGCGGGCACGGCAAGGTCAATTTCGAGCGCGCCCTGGTGGAGTCCTGCGATGTGTATTTCTACAAGCTGGGCAAGAAGCTGACCGTGGACCGCATGAGCGAGTTCGCCACGGCCTGCGGCTACGGCGTCAAGACCGGCATCCAGCTTCCTCATGAAAAGGCGGGCAATATCCCCACCCGCGAATGGAAGCGCCGCCGCTTCGGCGAGCGCTGGCAGGGGGGGGACGACCTGAACATGGCCATTGGTCAGGGGTACACCCTGGTTTCGCCCCTCCAGGTGGCCCGGTTTGTGGCGGCCATGATCAACGGCGGCAAGCTGCTCAAGCCGCAATTGCTCAAGGACGACAAGGTCGCGGTGCTCAGCCAGGTGCCCCTGAGCGACGGCGAGCGGGCATTGATCAAGAAGGCCATGCGCAATACGGTTGATGGACCGCGCGGCACTGCGCGCAGGCTGCGCACCAAGGGCGTGGATGTGGGCGGCAAGACCGGCACGGCCCAGGTGGTGCGCCTCACCGATGAGCTCAAGAAGCTCAAGGACGAGGAGATCCCCTACAAGTATCGGGACCACGCCTGGATGTGCTCCTATGCGGAAAAGGACGGGCGCAGGTTCGCCATCGCCGCCCTGGTGGAGCATGGGTTGCACGGTGCCTCCGGGGCCGGGCCCGTGGTCAAGGCGGTCATCGAATATCTCTTCAACGGCAAGACGCTGAAACGGCCGCCCAAAAAGCATTAG
- the rodA gene encoding rod shape-determining protein RodA — protein sequence MAFDRRLLFYINWPLLGLTLLLFFCGVLNLYSASGFRLEDGMSVAPFYQKQLIWGLLGMLGMLVIMLIDYRHLRTLAWPLFWFTCITLVAVFFMGKTIYGARRWLDLGFMNFQPSEMAKICILIIGARILSKEPDRLNFIRLAYVVGIGLIPAGLVIKQPDLGSGLTILMILGGMILFHGMTGRVFKTLLITIPALLPLSWFVLHDYQKQRILTFLDPTKDPLGSGYHIIQSEIAFGSGRFWGKGFLEGTQSQLRFLPEKHTDFAIAVFGEEWGFVGTMILLGLFCVFLYQMVVIAREAKDLFGSYLAAGVFFYFFWQILINMGMVLGLMPVVGIPLPFISYGGSATLVNFCLVGLVLNVSMRKFLFKQ from the coding sequence ATGGCATTCGACAGACGGCTTCTTTTCTACATCAACTGGCCCCTGCTGGGCCTGACCCTGTTGCTGTTCTTCTGCGGCGTGCTCAATCTGTATTCGGCCAGTGGATTCCGGCTCGAAGACGGCATGAGCGTGGCCCCGTTCTACCAGAAACAGCTTATCTGGGGCCTGCTGGGCATGCTCGGCATGCTGGTGATCATGCTTATCGACTACCGTCATCTGCGCACCCTGGCCTGGCCCCTGTTCTGGTTTACCTGCATCACCCTGGTGGCCGTCTTCTTCATGGGCAAGACCATCTACGGGGCCAGACGCTGGCTCGACCTCGGATTCATGAATTTTCAGCCCAGCGAGATGGCCAAGATCTGCATCCTGATCATCGGCGCGCGCATTCTGTCCAAGGAGCCGGACAGACTCAATTTCATCCGCCTGGCCTATGTGGTGGGCATCGGCCTTATTCCCGCGGGTCTGGTCATCAAGCAGCCCGACCTGGGGTCCGGACTGACCATATTAATGATATTGGGCGGCATGATTCTCTTCCACGGCATGACCGGCCGCGTGTTCAAGACCCTGCTGATCACCATCCCGGCCCTGCTGCCCCTGTCCTGGTTCGTGCTGCACGATTACCAGAAGCAGCGCATCCTGACCTTCCTGGACCCCACCAAGGATCCCCTTGGCTCGGGCTACCACATCATTCAATCGGAAATCGCCTTCGGGTCCGGACGGTTCTGGGGCAAGGGCTTCCTGGAGGGCACCCAGTCGCAGCTCCGTTTTCTGCCCGAAAAGCATACCGACTTCGCCATTGCCGTGTTCGGTGAGGAATGGGGCTTTGTGGGCACCATGATCCTGCTGGGCCTGTTCTGCGTGTTCCTGTACCAGATGGTGGTCATCGCCCGCGAGGCCAAAGACCTGTTCGGAAGCTATCTTGCGGCGGGTGTGTTTTTCTATTTCTTCTGGCAAATCCTGATAAATATGGGTATGGTACTGGGGCTAATGCCGGTGGTGGGCATCCCGCTTCCCTTCATCAGCTACGGGGGCAGCGCCACCCTGGTGAACTTCTGCTTGGTCGGGCTCGTGCTCAATGTGTCCATGCGAAAGTTCTTGTTCAAGCAGTAG
- a CDS encoding bactofilin family protein: MARDEINAFLGTGTNYNGKLHFQGAVRIDGNFNGEIQSDGTLVVGQEAMVDGQVRVGQLVLSGNIRGDVEAADKVVLHKTANLQGNIKTPSLVVEEGAILEGTLTMGKVDLVAQSDSELD, translated from the coding sequence ATGGCCAGAGATGAAATAAACGCCTTTCTCGGTACCGGAACCAACTACAACGGCAAGCTTCATTTTCAGGGGGCGGTGCGCATAGACGGCAACTTCAATGGCGAGATCCAGTCCGACGGAACCCTTGTGGTTGGCCAGGAAGCCATGGTTGACGGTCAGGTGCGCGTGGGGCAGCTCGTGCTCTCCGGAAACATCCGCGGCGATGTGGAAGCGGCCGACAAGGTGGTGCTGCACAAGACCGCCAATCTCCAAGGCAACATCAAGACTCCCAGCCTGGTGGTGGAGGAGGGGGCGATCCTCGAGGGCACCCTGACCATGGGAAAGGTCGACCTTGTTGCGCAATCAGATTCCGAATTGGACTAA
- a CDS encoding ATP synthase F0 subunit B yields the protein MIDIHPLGLLIQAINFLVTLVVLNFLLLKPVRGIIRKRKEHMASQLSQIEKFTADADGKLKNYEEQLAVARKDGNEIRAQYKDQATVEETKLLSAAGEDAASTLKAAHAEIQSQVKTAMDQLSKDVEAFAAKATDKILGQA from the coding sequence ATGATTGATATTCATCCATTGGGGCTACTGATTCAGGCCATTAACTTTTTGGTCACCCTGGTTGTGCTCAACTTCCTGCTCTTGAAGCCGGTTCGCGGCATCATCCGCAAGAGAAAGGAACACATGGCCAGCCAGCTGAGTCAGATCGAAAAGTTTACCGCCGACGCAGATGGCAAGCTGAAAAATTATGAGGAGCAGCTTGCCGTGGCCCGCAAGGACGGAAACGAGATTCGAGCTCAGTACAAGGACCAGGCGACCGTCGAGGAAACCAAGCTGCTCTCCGCCGCAGGCGAAGATGCCGCTTCCACCCTCAAGGCCGCCCACGCCGAGATCCAGAGCCAGGTCAAGACCGCCATGGATCAGCTGAGCAAGGATGTCGAGGCATTTGCGGCCAAAGCCACGGACAAGATTCTTGGCCAGGCGTAA
- the atpF gene encoding F0F1 ATP synthase subunit B: MQMILAVAVCILAGAAVAHASGHGGGVTEDQLWNYAWRVLNFVVVVAILWKLAGSKIKDLLVGRQQEIKENLDDLAVRQADAEKKLKQVEQSIANLSQEKQAILDEAEKQGVALKAAIIEKAEQDAAQIREQAKKTAANEAAGAVEAIRAEVADLVVRAAEKIVQEKLSDADHDKLVDEYLTKVVLN; encoded by the coding sequence GTGCAAATGATTCTCGCGGTCGCCGTCTGTATTCTGGCGGGTGCTGCGGTCGCCCATGCAAGTGGCCATGGTGGAGGCGTCACCGAGGACCAGTTGTGGAACTACGCTTGGCGTGTTCTCAACTTCGTCGTTGTGGTGGCCATCCTCTGGAAGCTCGCAGGCAGCAAGATCAAGGATCTGCTCGTGGGGCGCCAGCAGGAAATCAAAGAGAATTTGGATGATCTCGCCGTTCGCCAGGCCGACGCTGAAAAGAAGCTGAAGCAGGTCGAGCAGAGCATCGCCAACCTCTCCCAGGAAAAGCAGGCGATCTTGGATGAGGCCGAAAAGCAAGGTGTGGCTTTGAAGGCCGCCATCATCGAAAAAGCCGAACAGGACGCCGCCCAGATTCGCGAGCAGGCCAAGAAGACCGCCGCCAATGAAGCCGCCGGGGCCGTGGAAGCAATCCGCGCCGAGGTGGCTGATCTCGTTGTCAGGGCAGCCGAGAAGATCGTGCAGGAAAAGCTGTCGGACGCCGATCACGACAAGCTCGTCGATGAATACTTAACCAAGGTGGTGCTCAATTGA
- the atpH gene encoding ATP synthase F1 subunit delta: MTGNVVARRYAKALYAVGESQGETAAYGKELLELAGALRGAPDAMRFFRNPLFNAEEKKAVLKQLLEKLSVKQMVVNFCNLLADKGRLEELPAIASDYKKMLDEVSGIISGKLVTVKPMDAARQADIQKRLESQTGKKLELEFADDAEILGGVVLEIGDKVLDASLRAQLQILKENIKRGE; this comes from the coding sequence TTGACCGGGAACGTAGTCGCGCGCCGCTATGCCAAAGCTCTCTACGCCGTCGGTGAAAGCCAGGGCGAGACCGCAGCATACGGCAAGGAACTGTTGGAACTGGCTGGAGCCCTTCGGGGAGCGCCGGATGCGATGCGTTTTTTCCGCAATCCGCTTTTCAATGCGGAGGAAAAAAAGGCCGTATTGAAGCAGCTCCTGGAAAAACTGTCCGTCAAGCAGATGGTCGTGAACTTCTGCAACCTGCTCGCCGACAAAGGCCGGTTGGAGGAACTGCCCGCCATTGCTTCTGACTATAAGAAAATGCTTGATGAAGTATCGGGCATTATCTCCGGCAAACTGGTGACCGTGAAGCCCATGGACGCTGCCCGCCAGGCAGACATCCAGAAGCGTCTGGAAAGCCAGACCGGCAAAAAGCTGGAGCTGGAATTTGCCGATGATGCTGAGATTCTCGGCGGCGTTGTTCTCGAGATCGGGGACAAGGTCCTGGATGCCAGCCTGAGGGCTCAGTTGCAGATTTTGAAAGAAAATATCAAAAGGGGTGAGTAG
- the atpA gene encoding F0F1 ATP synthase subunit alpha, with the protein MQIKAEEISKIIEDQIQNYESRVEMSETGTVLYVGDGIARVHGVQNVMAMELLEFPGGLMGMVLNLEEDNVGVALLGDDTGIKEGDPVKRTGQIFSVPVGDAVMGRVLNPLGQPIDGLGPIDSKETRPVEMKAPGIIPRKSVHEPCYTGLKAVDAMTPVGRGQRELIIGDRQVGKTAVGIDAIIAQKNTDVHCFYVAIGQKKAQVALVADILKKHGAMEYTTIISATASEPAPLQFIGAYSGCTMAEFYRNNGKHALIVYDDLSKQATAYRQMSLLLRRPPGREAFPGDVFYLHSRLLERAAKMDDKYGAGSMTALPVIETQAGDVSAYIPTNVISITDGQIYLEPNLFNAGVRPAINVGLSVSRVGGAAQIKAMKQVAGTLRLDLAQYRELAAFAQFGSDLDKATQQKLNRGARMVELLKQPQYQPLPVQEQVVGLYAGSRGFMDDVPVEAIQKFERELLDFMRNSKSDILKDIVEKQALDEDIEGRLKAAIEEFKKGFSA; encoded by the coding sequence ATGCAGATCAAAGCCGAAGAAATCAGCAAAATCATTGAGGACCAGATTCAGAATTACGAGTCTCGTGTTGAAATGAGCGAGACGGGTACTGTCCTGTACGTTGGTGACGGTATCGCCCGTGTGCACGGCGTCCAGAACGTCATGGCCATGGAACTCCTCGAGTTCCCCGGCGGCCTGATGGGCATGGTTCTGAACCTGGAAGAAGACAACGTTGGTGTCGCACTGCTCGGCGACGATACCGGCATCAAGGAAGGCGACCCGGTCAAGCGTACCGGCCAGATCTTCTCCGTGCCGGTGGGCGACGCAGTCATGGGCCGCGTGCTGAACCCGCTGGGTCAGCCCATCGACGGTCTCGGACCCATCGATTCCAAGGAAACCCGCCCGGTGGAAATGAAGGCCCCCGGCATCATTCCCCGCAAGTCCGTTCACGAGCCCTGCTACACCGGTCTCAAGGCTGTCGACGCCATGACCCCGGTCGGCCGCGGCCAGCGCGAACTGATCATCGGTGACCGTCAGGTCGGCAAGACCGCCGTCGGCATCGACGCCATCATCGCCCAGAAGAACACCGACGTGCACTGCTTCTACGTGGCCATCGGCCAGAAGAAGGCCCAGGTCGCCCTGGTTGCCGACATCCTGAAGAAGCACGGCGCCATGGAATACACCACCATCATCTCCGCAACCGCTTCCGAGCCCGCACCGCTGCAGTTCATCGGCGCCTACTCCGGTTGCACCATGGCGGAGTTCTACCGCAACAACGGCAAGCACGCCCTCATCGTATACGATGACCTTTCCAAGCAGGCCACCGCTTACCGCCAGATGTCTCTGCTGCTCCGCCGTCCTCCGGGACGTGAAGCATTCCCGGGCGACGTCTTCTACCTCCACTCCCGGCTCCTCGAGCGCGCCGCGAAGATGGACGACAAGTACGGCGCAGGTTCCATGACCGCACTGCCGGTTATCGAAACCCAGGCCGGTGACGTGTCCGCGTACATCCCGACCAACGTTATCTCCATCACCGACGGTCAGATCTACCTGGAGCCCAACCTGTTCAACGCAGGTGTCCGCCCCGCTATCAACGTCGGTCTGTCCGTTTCCCGCGTCGGCGGCGCCGCGCAGATCAAGGCCATGAAGCAGGTCGCCGGTACGCTGCGTCTGGACCTCGCCCAGTATCGCGAACTGGCCGCATTCGCCCAGTTTGGTTCCGACCTGGACAAGGCCACCCAGCAGAAGCTGAACCGCGGCGCACGCATGGTGGAACTGCTCAAGCAGCCCCAGTACCAGCCGCTGCCGGTCCAGGAACAGGTCGTTGGCCTCTACGCCGGTAGCCGCGGATTCATGGATGACGTTCCGGTTGAAGCCATCCAGAAGTTCGAGCGTGAACTCCTCGACTTCATGCGTAACTCCAAGTCCGACATCCTCAAGGATATCGTTGAAAAGCAGGCTCTGGACGAAGACATCGAAGGTCGTCTGAAGGCTGCCATCGAAGAGTTCAAGAAAGGCTTCAGCGCCTAA